In Rosa rugosa chromosome 4, drRosRugo1.1, whole genome shotgun sequence, the genomic stretch ttgtgtttatgtattttgtGAAATGATGGATTGCTCATTAAGTTAACAACAAGGCCATGTCATGTCAtgggaagaaaaaaagaggaaaaagttGATTGCTTGATACTTCTCTTGTCACCTCATATATCATGTAGTTGTCAACTTAAACAAACATGGAACTGTAGATCGATGACAGCTAATGAATTTCTCTAtaaagatttgaaaaaaaacaaagcgTTCGTTACAGATACTATGCAAATAGAAGAGGAATAGTATTGGAccaaagagaagaaagaaggagaagaagaatatcgaagaagaaaagaacaggCAATACTTACGCGTGGCATTCGGGCGCCGCCGTTGTGCTCAATACACGGTTTTCAGACACAAACCAAGAAGAGAACCTTTCTTGTTTTCACTTTTAGACCGTTACAAAAAGACACGTTTCCATTCCCAAAGTACCCTTCCACCCCTCACTTAATTACAATACGTGTTATATTACGCCGCCTCACTGAGTCACTGTCCTTACACTTTTTTGTGTGTGGACAATACTACCCTCCACCTGTCCCTTGTTATAACAAACTCTTTGATTATTCCAACCCTAACCCCGTTGAGCATTACAGTACTTCACTTGCCTCATAATTTATTTACTAATGTAAACTTCATGCTTACGTTTTGTTTTCGATATAATAGGAGACCATTATGTCTAATATCGTGCATGAACAATAAAAACCGAAAAACACAAAGACATCAAAAATGCCATTCATAATCAAACGAAAACATCATGAAGGATTAAATATATAGCTGAAGAACTAAAGATATGGACTACCGAGTCATGCTAAATTAGCATGTACGTGTGAAAATGAACTCCTTAGAAACTTTGTAATATACCTTTCGTATGATCATATGGAGGCATTCTTTGAACTATTCCAAAGAGtcgctttatatatatatgaaatataTTTTAATGCTTCTAGAGCCATTTGATTTGGTCAAGTTCAGGAGGAGGGGCAGGTTAATATATTACTAATCAATCACGTGTATAACCTTTGATTGATAAGTTGATATTCAATGACTACACTTATATGCTATGACCCAAAAGAACTACAAGCTATTTCACAGAGGTGGTGTTATTTGTACGCTTCTAAATTGAAATTGATATATATTATTAGCTTTGTCATGTCATAATGGAATATGGGCCATAACATAAAATCATGAAATTGTTGAAAACAACAACCTTCTACTCTCATAATAATTTGACAGCTGCACCTGTAGTGGATCATTTAGACTAAGCTGGCTTAAATTATTGATCAATTAATTGATGATGGAAACAATTGGTTAAGCTCAAGGGTTTGAGTTATCAAATTGTACACGAAATTAAGATGTCTATTTCTTAATTAATTCATCAAgttaaaagaaaggaaaataggGGTTTATAGTATATACACATACTGATGACTCTTCAGTATTCTTAAGAAGTTTATGTTtagttactctactttttattaTACTGATGGCATCAAAATTTGGTGTACCAAGCATGAATTAATTACAAGCAAATATGAAGAATCAAGATTCTTACAGTTCTTACTTTCTTATCTTTTGGCCGAGCTATTAATATTTTGTTCTGCTTGAGTGTAATATACAATATAGTTggtgattgtttttgttttgtttttggtatgGTCATAATTAAATATATGGAATTGTTGTAAGGAGTGGAATTACTTCTTGTTTAATATATCTAGTATGCCAGctttcaaattaaactaaaGCCATAAGAATCCTTGTCAATATCTAAGTTGTTAGTATCATTATTGCCTCGCGACTTCAAACTAAAGCTCAAGCACCCCTCCCTAGTTACTCACTGCATCAATTATAATTAAGATATATCCAAATTACATTTTAGTCAATATATGTAATCTGAGGTTTTAGTCAAGATCATAAGTAACACAAACCTAAGAGTGTAAATGAAACGAGCAAAGTTGAAAATTAAGGTGCTCAACTTCGGGTTGAATATTTTTATCACACACAGGTTCCAGTACTCAAGTTTGAATGATTTTTCTCAAATCTCGAGCTTAGGTTAGCTCAGCTCTCACTTGGCTAGCTACTTTTCTTGAGCTTAAGTTTAGCTCAAATCGATGTTAAAtaatgaggaaaaaaaatatatatatatactttttttttttttgagaatgtaaTGAGAAGAATATATTGTATTAAAGAGCATAAGTAATATGAGATGTGTGAGCAACTTTGATACTATTGTTTTCACGTCATTAGTTTAAAACATCAAATTAGGCATAGTTAGTTTACCTAACCAACTATAGCGACCTTCTTATGAAGAGAAATTAGATTTATCGATTAAAAAGAAAACTGCCTTTTATATAgataatttttatatatatttaaattaCGTGGTTGAACTTAACTTTTATGGTCATGCTTTAAATAATTAAGCGAACTCAGCTTAAATGATTCAAAGTCGTTTAAGAAAAAACATAATTCTCTACTTCATTGAATTCGCAAATATATCAAAGTTCAAGAGTAGCTCAATTTTTCGAGCAAGGTTAATGTCAAGTTCAAAAATCTTAATTCGTTTATTTACAAATTGGGGCGAGCAAACCAAAAATTGAGCTGATTTATAAACCCACCTGCATCGTTTCGTTTGATTGATATCAATGGCGGAGTTAGAATTTTAGGATGAGgtgggtgaaaaaaaaaatttaatgaaagtctaataatgatttttttaaaagtttTGCAAGTAAatgttttattcttttcttaatttaaaccacatcatatattaaatacatatcaaataatcaaatagctAACTGATCCAAAAAAATTAACTTTATAACATTTGATAGAAATTCGATAACAAAAATCTAAAACAAAAGAACATACCTACTGAAATTGTACCATGCGCTCTTGAATAGAAGtgaaaatatttaattattgaatCTGTATCATAATTCTCAGCCAACTCTTTTTCTAACCTAActtacccaaaaaaataaagctTTCTATGTGACTATGCTTCTTAAAGcataatagaaaataaaatataatcaAATACTTCAAGCAAAGAAATAACATATTACATataaatgaccaaaaaaaaaattaacatatgggctaagtttagaaatttgaggtgggttattttttaatatttagtaTTTTAAACTAAATTAAGCTACAAattatcccccccccccccccccccaaaaaaaaaaacaaacgcAAACCATGATCCAAAGGAATTACCAATCCAATCAAGTCATAGCAAGattcactcaaaaaaaaaaaaaagtcatggcAAGATCaaattaattataattatatACTTTAAAAGAGACAAAACTGTTTGTATTAATATAACAACATTTTAAGGATATATTTTTGTAACTAATATCCTTTACTGGTGTATTTGAACAATAATTCAACATGCATTTTGTATTCTTTTTTGTATCAATAAATTGTTGGTCGCAAATCACTTTCCTAATGCATATATCTTTTACAATTCAATCTTAACCCCTTTCAAATATTGGTTCCGCCCTGCATGTTTACATTGGGATAGTTGTGCCACATACTATTGTCAGTTTTACTAGCTAGTTAGGATAGTCCGGCTCGTAAATTACATGCTGCCACATATATTTCTATAAAGAAGCTTTGGGATTATTTCCAGTATTCAAAATGAAATGCTGGGTATTTTAGAATTTGAGGCTTCATTGATAGTTTGATACTGTCGTTGCAGTATCTTATTGGATAACTGAACCATTTTAGAAATCTGATGACTCCATTAacattatttttccaagaacagACAAATATGAAACAGATGGCATGGCCACCTATCATGTCACCATTGGCCCCACCAAAGACTTCATCTCTAAGTCCTTACCTGTGatctattctcaaaaaaaaaaaaaaaaaaaaaaaaaggtccccCGTGAACATGTAGTTGGCCATTGCCTGATTGTCAAAATCAGCACTTGATAAACCTTATTATCCAATGCAacgctctttttcttttttgagaggTAATGCAATCCCCTTAACACAAAACACCAATAAACCAATCCAATCATTAACAAACCCAACCTCCCCTAACCCATTCTCTATCCCCTTAGGATCTAGAAAATCCCAATTGTAATCTGTGTAAGTTGTAACTACcgttctttcaaaaaaaaaaagttgtaacTACCGCTCCCACTTTTTCTATATTAATGCATCCAATCCCCATCACATAGTGGCCGTTTCGATAATACCCCCGCCAACCGAGGGTACTCTCGTACATTTACAGAAAGTTTTCAAAGCTTCTCAGTAGCCAATGACCATTAAATTTCATTTCTCCTTCCTTCAATTTCTTCGACCTGTCCATATCTCGTAACCTTTCCCCTGCATTGAATCCAATTGAATCCCCCTCCTTGCCTCTTGGCttcttctctctatctctctgtatATACATACTTTCAGACTTGCAGAAAAAGCAAAAGAGGTGGcgaggaaagagagagagagagacaccaAAACACAAGAACCCGAAAaaccaaaacaccaaaacagTGGCCGGAAAATAAGAAACGAGAGAAAGAAATGGACGGGCTGCGTTATTTTCACGACAAGTTACCGCTGGTTTCTTTCcttgttcttcttcctctcactACTACTCTTTCGATATTAGCCAACGCAGCGCCTTTCAATCTCACCACCATCCCCTTCGACGAGGGCTACAACCATCTCTTCGGCGACGGCAACCTCGTCCGATCCCCGGATGGAAAAGGCGTCCGCCTCCTCCTTGACCAATACACAGGTGCGTACATAATATCAAGATTCTGATAATCATATCGTAAATATTCTTTGGTTGTCTCCGACTGAAAATTTTTGACGTTGTTtcttacaaattttttttttctcttggaTTTGCAACTGtctgaaatgaaaaagaaaacttCCCTATTATGTtttggatattttttttttccatctaaTTAATGTTGTACGTGTTTTACAGGTATTTTTTTTTCGTTGAATTACTAATTGATTATTCGTGTGCTTTGATTTGGTTAATTAATTATAGGGTCTGGCTTCATTTCCTCCTCTCTTTACGACCATGGCTTCTTCAGCGCCAAGATTAAGCTGCCGTCGGATTACACCGCCGGTATTTGCGTTGCTTTCTATGTAAGCTTTCTTATTCATTTTATCTTTACaactattttataatttttgtaaggaaattttttatgttgtggtggctaatttttctttttgtgtgaTGATGAAATGTTTGGTAACAGACATCAAACGCTGACGTGTTTGAGAAGAGCCACGATGAGTTGGACATAGAATTCTTGGGTAACAGAGAACGAAAGCCATGGAGGTTCCAGACCAACTTGTACGGCAACGGCAGCACCAGTCGCGGCCGTGAGGAGCGGTACCGCCTCTGGTTCGACCCAACAAAAGACTTCCACCGTTACAGCATCCTCTGGACCCCTAATAACATCATGTGAGTTATTCTAATTgattttcttctgtttctttttcgcttcttctgtttttttgtttcttttagtgggttcttttttgttttggtttaatTGTTCCTTCTGTTTTGGGAATGTTCTGGTTTTGTGGATGGTTCTCGTTAACATGGTATGCTTTAGACTTTTGTGCATGCTTTCGTTGACCTGACGAGAGGCCACAAGTTAGATAGTTTGGGTTTGCGTATGGGATTGTTTCTACAACCACTGGTTGACAAACATGCCTTACTATTTGTTGAACCTCATTACTTAGTCGATGAGAATGAAGTCATGTCCACAGTCCACCCATGATTCATATATCAACCGCAAACAAACTTTAGCCATGTTGTGAAGAGGACGTTTTAAAAGTTGTTAATGGGAATATATAATTCGATAACCGGAAATGTAAAATTagttaatctatttttatttgttaatgagaactttcaaaataaatatcatgtctaataaaataaaaataaatataaaaaccGTGGTAATTAAACTGTTTCGAGtcgatttattttcttttgttagttATTTGTAAAACAAAGAGGTCATGAGTTCCAAAAGGCTCGTCTCATTTATAGGGCAAATGTGCAAAAGAACCAAATCCCaattaaattttatttattaaaaggtCCAATATTGACCATGTTTTGACAGTTTTGTTGTTTATTGAAACGTTAGTAGAGTGAAAAATGATACTTTCGTTGATTTTGACCATTAACATAAAGTTTTAGACATATATAAATCCAACTTTAATATCTTAATAACATAATAATAGCAACCATTTAGCTAGCACCGGTAGAACATAGTTTGACTTGATTAATTGCCTAATATTTTTGCATCCAATTGACACATTTGCAGATTTTACGTGGATGAAGTACCAATAAGAGAGGTAGTGCGCAAGGAAGCAATGGGTGGTGACTACCCATCAAAGCCAATGTCCTTGTATGCAACCATATGGGATGCCAGCAACTGGGCCACCGATGGCGGCAAGGCCAAAGTGAACTACAAATTTGCCCCCTTCGTCGCCGAATTCAAAGACCTAGTACTCGAAGGCTGCCCTGCCGACCCTATCGAGCAATTCCCATTCGCAGAGTTCTGCGCCGAGAAACTTGCCTACCTCACCTCTCAGGACTACTCTACCATTTCGCATGCGCGGCGGGCGGCCATGCGCCGGTTCCGTCAACGTTACATGTACTACTCATATTGTTATGATTCGTTGAGGTACCCCATACCAATGCCTGAGTGCGAGATCATTCCTGCAGAGAAGGCGCGGTTCAAGGATACCGGTAGGTTGAAGTTTGGAGGCAGTCACAAAAAGCAGCCTAAGAGGCGGAGCCGGAACCAGGGTGCGGCTTCCGACAACCAGGTAGATATGTGATGATCATATCATTATCATCATCAGTGTGATTTATATGTAAATTGAAATATTGTAGTGTTGGCCAGTTAATCATAATTTTGATTTCTTTCTCTCCCCAAACCTGATCTTTTGATTATTAGAAGATGAACCTAGAATAAATTAGTATACATAATCAATAAGTTAAGAAACAAAATATGATGGTTTTCTCCCATCAGTTTAATAATGGATGCCTTAAAATATGGTAACATCGATGCATTAAAAAGTCGTGACCTTTGAGGTACTTCCTAGGGTTTAAGACTAATTTGGCTCAGTACGTAGACTAAATGATAATCGTGACTTTTTTCCGATGACTAAACAAAAATTAGAAAGCAAAACCTCTAAAAACACCTCTTCTCGGTTGATCCAAATGGAACGCTTGGAACACAGAAAGGGGAAAGCAAAAGAACCACTCAGATGGAGTTGTATTTATGAGCTAAGGAGGCAAGCTTATCAGCCACAAAGTTAGCATCTCTATAAATATGACGAAATATGATAGAAGAGAATTAAGCAGCTAGCGACATGATATCAGTTGAGGACCCAAGATTTTACTTATATGGGGGCATATTGCCATATTCTCTTTAATTTAAGCTATTGTGGGGGCATAAGATTCAAAATATCCAAATCCACAAAGAGAGAGAGTGCTAAaaaagagaaacagagagaaatCCCCTCCTGTCCGGCGGCGTGCCCCTacgccgtcgtcggacgggctatTGTCGACTCCACGTGAGTTGGGTGTGAGGCCGGATCCATCAATCAACGTTTCGATTGGGGAGATCACGGTGGATGTCAGTGAGGGGAGGAAGATCACATCTGTTGGCTGGATCGGGTTCCCTCTTCGATGGCCTAATCGTCGGTCCAGATCAACGTTTCGGCGGAGGCCAAGCGGTGCGGCGTGGTCGGGGTATATTCAGAGCGTCCCGATCTGGGTTGGATCGTCCGATCCTGATTCGGGTGGGCGACGACGATGGCTTCTCCCTGGTTCAACGAGGACGGCCTTTTTGCAGGGCTTGGCTCCGATCTGGAATGACAGGATTCCTTGGTGCGTCGGAGATGCCAGATCATTAACATCGTTCCGGCGAAGGTGGCGGGGCGGCGCTGTGCAGGTCCCGACAGTGGCGGCTGTGGGGGAGTTGGGCCAGGCCCGGCTGGCAGTTGATGGGCTTCCTCTTCCTTGGATTGttgcttgggtttgggctccCTTCTTGGGCCTGGCTTGGGCTAAATATGTTATTTgtgtttttcattttatttatgCTGGTTTACTGTTTATAATAAGTCACTGCTATAGGTTGGTAGGACGAGATGGGCTTCGTGCCGGTAGATGCACTTGGTGTGCCTTGTCTGTTCTAGGTAGGCGGCGGGTTCCTTGCGTtagcaaatggtcgcaacctcctagtgacaGTAACGTgactgctctaggtaggcggcgagtttcttgctttgtcaaatggtcgctgcctcctagtggtaggGTGAAACTACGTGTCACTGGATATAtgttccagtggcaacatgatgggaaagctgtgtgTATGGACATTATGCTATGCTGTAGTCGAgttgcagatcaagttatctttccgttgtgtcaccgctgtgaagcaaatagagtcgccagtagagcgctctttgctagttggtgctttgttgaatacagttgtttagtagagactcatgatagtatgtcaggatgttctctagatgcttattgtaatcaggggttttggctcaatgtcccccccttgtattcgacagtttctctaatcaaggcttaagggcagccgcaccgccctttattcaaaaaaaaaaaaagctattgtgggggcatatatatatatatattaatattctaatgcctatccctataaaagaccaaaaaaagggatcacttagtggaagggccctctaTTAATATTTAGGCTAAAATTTTGTCTGCTAGCTAGTAGATGATCAATTAACTAACAAAAACTCAGAGGGCGTATGAGCCCGTGAATTGCCCGCAGCTAGGTCCGCCAGTGCAATTAATTAGAAGCCAAAACCTGGATGCTCCAACGAATTTCAGCTTTTCCATGCAGGCAATTAATTAGAAGCTTTGAATCACCCTCTTGTATAACATGAGAATGTTGATGAAGTAGGCAGTATGTAATCCACCATTGAGGGCAATGGCTTCAGCAATTAGGATACTGGTAACACCTATTCTTTGTTAGCAGCAAAAAGAGGGTTACCATCAGAGTTTCTAATAACAAATCCAATAGCAGCTGAACCAGTTCTAACAAAACCATCAAAGTTCAATTTAATTTGGTTTATATTAAGAGGTTGCCACTTAATATGAAAGTACCTAGAAATCTTTGGAATATGTGAAGAAGGATTAGCTTGATTATAATTAGATCCCATCAAGACAGCCTCAAATAAAGTTTTTGCAGCGGAGGAATTTAATCGTTGAAAAATTACTAAATTTCTGGTACGCCAAATAGACCAAGCAATGATAATTATGACTTCAACATGTCTACACAACTGCCTCCCCTATATAAGTATTAATTGGATTCTCAAATGTCAATAGTACTACATAGAATTAGTGTGTTGCAGTACTACACATGAATactgtatatatatagaagtCCGTAAGATGGAGTACATTCTAAATTCATCATCAATAGTGAGAATATGAAACGGAAAATTGTAGGAATAAAAGTATTGATGTGGTTTGACACTAGAGAGGTGTTATGGGGGGCACTCGTGGCATGTCATGACAAGCCAAAATCTTGtcaacacattttttttttaattgaaattcTCATATATCAAAGTCTCACATGGAATTGGTAAAACATGAGTTTTAGGAGTTGCTCAAAGTGACAGATTGCAAAATTTAGACCcgatttttttaaaataattttcTCGGTTTTACCGACTTTAAAAAATCgtaaaaaaatatcaaatttaggTTTTTGAGTTCAGTCAGCTTTAGAAATTATGCACGCATGGTCTACATGCCTAAAACATTGCAACTACAAAAGTCACATTAATtacttaaaatttttttttagtctAATAAAGAACATTAAGATGTGGTGGAACTCACACTTTTTTTTTAGCAGTAACGAGAACACTTAATTAACTCAAGCCTACAATATTACAAAGAAAACCGCCACGGTGTGGCCCAAACCAAATGAACCCTCCACACATAATATTGTTCTCCATCGCTGCCACCAGCATCACCTCCGCTAGCTTCACCTTCGCCAGAAACACTGTCTCCTCTTGGGTCAGGAAACCAAGGCAGAAGGTAGACGCGGCCCATCAGGAGTTAATTTAGAGCCATAAACCGGCCGGGAGGGATCACCGATGAGGctagggatcccttttttttagccattttaagggatcactTATTAGACTACTTTTCGAtaacatatccacatctcaactgttcagtttttaggtctatatgaatATATcacctctgtaaattttcagctaaatttataattgttaaggcattcataactgtgatttacaattataaacatgaacgatTCGGGTTGGACATATTCGGTTTGTCCAGTGATTTAATCTAATTGGACTTagcgattatcaatttggttgaaaatttgcagaagtgatctatacattaggacctaaaaactgaaaagtTGAGATACCGAAATGCGAAAAGTGGGTCCTAAAATGGATCCCTTATGAaagggttatatatatatatatatatatatatatatatatatatatatatatatatatatatatatgtgatctTGGGTCCTTTGCGAGAGGTATTTGctgcaataattttttttttttaaatttatgaaattaaaaaaagctATGATAAATAAACACGAATCTTTATCATACTCAGAGAAATCAAAAACGGTCTTAGAAGTTTTGTGTACTCTGAAAGTCATCTTATGACTTACCATTTGTAATTTAGTTCGGTTTTGAACTACTCTTAGGATGTTAAACAACATCCTTTCAAGAGATATATATAATTAGTCTAGCAATCTAAATATTCGACTGCATATGTATCTTTTAGCAATAGTAGCGAGCTCATGGGGTGATGACATGATATATACCTAATTTGTTGGTGGTGAGAGTGACGGTTAAAAGAACCGGCCTGAAACCTGTGGGAGTGGAAATGTCACTTGATGAAAGATATTTGCAAATACAGCTATAATCACTTTTCTCCTTTTGGTGAATAAACATGAGAATGGGAAGATTAGAATTTTAATGGGGTAATGCCGTAATGGTCCTGCCCGGATACATTTAATGGTAATAAAGATGCTTTGCGCACCCGCAAGTCTCTAGAAGTAGTGGTTTTTTTTTGATGCGTAGAAGTAGTGGTTTTAATGCATGGGGTTTGCTAACAATTAGTGAGAGTATTGGTGTATCAAACATATATGGCCTAGTATAGTGGTGCATTTTATGATCTCACGACATAAGTCTTCTCTTTGTAAGTTATAGATCGTGAGTTCAACTCACGAAACACTATTATAATTTTCAGTTGTTGATATAATTAAATTGTCGATCCAATACAATTGTCCCGCATCAAAGAAACAATTGTCTATCGTCAAAAATATTATGAATGAAAGTGTCATATACTAAATAGTATCTTTAAGATAAAAGCAAGGTTAATTTTTGTAAAGAGTATAATTGGTAATGAAGAATATGATCTAGAAGTGGACACGTGTTTAGCTAGAATAGTCCTAAGGGTCTTAAGTCTATGTCATAAGTCTCTGTTAGTACAAAAAAATTGATTCTCTTCCATCATGTTAATTCTCAGCCTTGTAGAAACAGTTACTGTATCAATACGATTGTAATTTCTTCGTCTTTTCTGTCAAAATCTTTCTTCcttgttcatcttcttcctcctttagATTCATACTTAGAATTCCAATAATTTTAAGCTAAGAACAATCGTAATTGATGTCATTGATTATTAATTAAGATCCCCTTTTTAGtaatcatttttgtttttagtttctaGTTAACTACATGCAGACGAGCAGCATAAATGGATAAGGActgaaaaatgaaaacaaagaagaaaactaATGGTaccatagaataatttccaccAAATAAAAACCAAGAAGCAAAATAAAAGGCCGAATTACCAAATGGCTGTTGACCTGTTGTCACATCTATTGGACGATCGATGCTTCAAATTTAATGCAGTTGCAATGTGAACGTCTCTTTGATATTGTAAAGAAAACCACACGATCATTTGTTTATTGGCATCCACCGGCCATCAAACCGACAGTGACATT encodes the following:
- the LOC133744074 gene encoding probable xyloglucan endotransglucosylase/hydrolase protein 30, whose translation is MDGLRYFHDKLPLVSFLVLLPLTTTLSILANAAPFNLTTIPFDEGYNHLFGDGNLVRSPDGKGVRLLLDQYTGSGFISSSLYDHGFFSAKIKLPSDYTAGICVAFYTSNADVFEKSHDELDIEFLGNRERKPWRFQTNLYGNGSTSRGREERYRLWFDPTKDFHRYSILWTPNNIIFYVDEVPIREVVRKEAMGGDYPSKPMSLYATIWDASNWATDGGKAKVNYKFAPFVAEFKDLVLEGCPADPIEQFPFAEFCAEKLAYLTSQDYSTISHARRAAMRRFRQRYMYYSYCYDSLRYPIPMPECEIIPAEKARFKDTGRLKFGGSHKKQPKRRSRNQGAASDNQVDM